The Streptomyces sp. V4I8 genome includes the window GTGTGCGCGCGTTCGGGCAGGTCATGCGCTCCGCTCCCGACGGCACGGGCGCGGCGATGCTCGCCATCAGCGGCTCCGTCGACACCCCGAACACCGGTCCGGCGCTGGACGACCTCTGGAAAGTCCTGCGCGGGGTGGCCGGCGAGGGGCTCACCGACGCCGAGCGGGACTTCGCCGTGCAGAACCTCGTCGGGGTGGCCCCGCTGAAGTACGAGACGGCCGCCTCGGTGGCGAACACGCTGGCCGACCAGGTCGAGCAGCACCTGCCCGACGACTACCAGGCGAAGCTGTACCAGCAGCTCGCCGCGACCGGCACCGTCGAGGCCACCGCGGCCGCCGTGAGCGCCTTCCCGGTGGACCGTCTGGTGACGATCCTGGTCGGCGACGCGGCCGAGATCCGGGAGCCCGTCGAGGCTCTCGGCATCGGCGAAGTCTCCGTCGTGACAGCCGAGTAGAAGGCGGACACCGCGCCGGGCGACGGCACGCGCGCGCAAGGGGCCCTGGTGACTTCCAAGCCACCAGGGCCCCTTTATGCCCGAATTGAGGGAAAGGTTGCCCGTCTGACCTGTGGGATGCGCTACAAAAGCCGCGATCCGTTTGGGGATTGAAAGTCGTGCCGCTTAGCGTCTTCCGGGCTGTCCGTCAGGCAGTGCGCCGCGCCCGCGGCACCGGACAGCCATCGCCGAGTCCCCGTACGGCGCGAGCCAGGGGAGCCGGGGACCCACCCGTAGTCCCTGGGGTGAATCGGACGCCCGCGCAGCCGCGAGGGGGTCCGTAGGAGACCTTCCTGCTCCGAACCCGTCAGCTAACCCGGTAGGCGAGAGGGAAGGAAAGGACCAGCCACTACATGGCGTTCACCTGCGCCACCGGGAAGAAGCGTCCCACCGGGAAGCATCGTCGACCCAGCCGGATCCAGAGCACCACCGCCCGCGCGGCGGGCGTCGCCGCTCTCACCGCGACCGGCGTCATAGGCACCCTGGCCGCCCCGGCGCTCGCCGCCGAACCCGCCGTCGAGCAGACCGGCCTCATCCCCGTCATCACCGTCGACGACACGCTCGCCGATCAGATCGACGCCCAGGCCGCCGCCCAGAAGCAGGCCGCCCAGGAGGCCGAGGCCCGGAAGAAGGCCGCCGAGGAGGCCGCGCGCAAGAAGGCGGCCGAGAAGGCCAAGCAGGAGCGCGAGGCCAAGGAGCGCGCCGCCCGCGAGGCCGAGCGCAAGCGCCTGCTGTCCTACGTCGCCCCGATCTCCGGCTCGTACGTCTCCACGGGCTACAAGGCCGGCGGCGCCGTCTGGTCCTCCGGCAGCCACACGGGCATCGACTTCCACGCCGCCAGCGGCACCTCCGTCCACGCGGTCGGCTCCGGCACCGTCGTGGAGGCCGGCTGGGGTGGGTCGTACGGCAACAACATCGTGATCAAGATGAATGACGGTACGTACACCCAGTACGGCCACCTGTCGTCCATAGGCGTCTCGGTGGGCCAGACCGTCACCCCCGGCCAGCAGATCGGCCTGTCCGGCGCCACCGGCAACGTCACCGGACCGCATCTGCACTTCGAGGCCCGGACGACCGCCGAGTACGGCTCCGACATCGACCCCGTCGCCTACCTCCGCTCGCACGGCGTGAACGTCTGACGTTTCCACCTGACGTCTCCACGCGTCCCCACCGCGCTCCCCGAGACCCCGCCTCCCTGAGGCCCGCCTTCCCGAAGCCCCGGCTCCCCGAGCCGGGGCTTTCGGCGTTTCCCGGACGATCGGCTGTCCAAAAAATATCCATGGATTCCGACCTGCCGTCGGAAATTCCGGCCGGTTGCAATAGAGTCACAGGACACACGTCATTCTTCGACGTTTCACGGGGATTAAGGCGGAGGTCGGTCATGCGTATTCCGGCGCACTCGGTATGCACCGCGATCCGGGACGACATCGTCGCCGGCGTCTACGAGCGCGGCGGCCGGCTCACCGAGGAACTCCTCGCGCGCCGCTACGGCGTCTCCCGCGTCCCCGTGCGGGAGGCCCTGCGCACCCTGGAGGCGGAGGGCTTCGTGGTGACCCGGCGGCACGCGGGCGCGTGCGTCGCCGAGCCGACCGAGCGGGAGGCCGCCGACCTGCTGGAGATGCGCATGCTCCTGGAGCCGCTCGGCGCCTCCCGGGCCGCCCAGCGGCGCACCGAGGCCCATCTGAAGGTCCTGCGCGGCCTGGTCAGGCTGGGCCAGGAACGGGCCAGGAGGGGAAACAGCGAGGATCTGCGCTCGCTGGGCGGCTGGTTCCACGAGACGCTGGCCCAAGCCTCCGGCAGCCCCGCGCTGGCCTCGATGCTGACCCAGCTGCGCCACAAGATCGCCTGGATGTACACCGTGGAGGCGCCGGTCAGCCCCGTGGAGTCCTGGACCGAGCACGGCGCGATCGTGGACGCGGTGGCGCGCGGTGACGGCGAACGCGCTCGCGCGATCACGGCACTGCACTCCGAGCGCGCGATCTCCGCGCACCGGCTGCGGTTCGGCTCCGGCGGTGATCGCGCCGAGCGTGTGAGGAATTCGCAACATCCCGTAAACATGCCGAGCCTGCGACATTAACACGGGCGCCGTATACAAAGAGAAGATATTCGGTGGCGGGTAATTCCTGCTGCCCTTTTTCAGGTGCACCGACAATTCCCGTGGCTGTTGCCCGGAAAGCGCGGCGGCCCGCCCGAGAATGCAGTCGCCTGCCCGAAAGCCGCGATCCGCGCCCGCGGACAACACCGAAGCCGCGCCCGCCGGAAAGGCGGACGCGGCTTCACCGCTTGCTACGGAGTCCCGCTCAGGTCCTTCAGACCGTCTCGGGCAGCTCCTCGAGGCCCTCGGAGACCAGCTTCGCCAGACGGTCGAGGGCGGCGTCCGCACCCTCGGCGTCGGAGGCGAGGACGATCTCCTCGCCGCCCTGGGCGCCGAGGCCCAGAACGGCCAGCATGGAGGCCGCGTTGACGGGGTTGCCGTCGGCCTTGGCGATCGTCACCGGGATACCTGCGGCCGTGGCGGCCCGGACGAAGATGGAAGCGGGGCGGGCGTGAAGGCCCTCGGCCCAGCCGACGTTGACGCGGCGCTCAGCCATGTGATGCTGCCCTTCGGTGTTCAGGGTTGTCTAGACCAGTTTCCCACACCCGTGAAGCATGCCGGGAGGGACAAAACGTCCCTCTCGAGGTGGCCGTCGGGTCGCGGCCTCGACCCGACATACGTCCTCCACAGACTGCCTCGCGCCGTTGTCGTACGCGAGCCGTACTCTGGGCCCCATGCAGAGCGCCTCGGACCGGCACGAGTACCCCGCCCACTGGGAAGCCGACGTGGTGCTGCGCGACGGCGGCACCGCGCGCATCCGCCCCATCACCGTTGATGACGCCGAGCGCCTGGTCAGCTTCTACGAGCAGGTCTCGGACGAGTCGAAGTACTACCGCTTCTTCGCGCCCTACCCGCGACTGTCCGCAAAGGACGTCCACCGCTTCACGCACCACGACTTTGTGGACCGGGTGGGACTCGCGGCCACAGTGGGCGGCGAGTTCATCGCCACCGTACGCTACGACCGGATCGGCGCCGACGGAATGCCCGCGTCCGCACCCGCCGACGAGGCCGAGGTCGCCTTCCTCGTCCAGGACGCCCACCAGGGGCGCGGCGTCGCCTCCGCGCTGCTGGAACACATCGGCGCCGTCGCCCGCGAGCGCGATATCCGCCGCTTCGCCGCCGAGGTGCTGCCCGCCAACTCCAAGATGATCAAGGTGTTCACGGACGCCGGGTACACCCAGAAGCGCAGCTTCGAGGACGGCGTCGTACGCCTGGAGTTCGACCTGGAGCCGACGGACCGCTCGCTCGCCGTGCAGTACGCGCGCGAGCAGCGCGCCGAGGCCCGGTCCGTGCGGCGGCTGCTGGTACCCGGCTCGGTCGCCGTCATCGGCGTCGGCCGCACCCCCGGCGGGGTGGGCCGCAGTGTTTTCGGCAACATCAGGGACGCCGGCTTCACGGGACGGCTGTACGCGGTGAACAGGGCGTTCCCGGAGGATCTCAAGGAACTCGACGGGGTGCCCGCGCACCGCTCGATGCGGGACATCGAGGAGCAGGTCGATCTCGCGGTGGTCGCCGTACCCGCCGAGTACGTCCCCGAAGTGGTCACCGACTGCGGCGAGCACGGTGTGCAGGGCCTGGTCGTGCTCTCCGCCGGGTACGCCGAGAGCGGTCCCGACGGGCGGGAGCGGCAGCGCGAACTCGTCCGGCACGCGCGCGCGTACGGCATGCGCATCATCGGACCGAACGCCTTCGGGATCATCAACACCTCCGCCGATGTCCGGCTGAACGCCTCACTGGCGCCCGAGATGCCCCGTCCGGGCCGGATCGGGCTGTTCGCCCAGTCCGGCGCGATCGGGATCGCCCTGCTGTCCAGGCTGCACCGACGCGGTGGCGGCGTGACCGGGGTCACAGGAGTGTCGACCCTGGTCTCGTCCGGCAACCGGGCCGACGTGTCCGGCAACGACGTCCTTCAGTACTGGTACGACGACCCGGACACCGACGTCGCCCTGATGTACCTGGAGTCCATCGGCAACCCGCGCAAGTTCACCCGCCTCGCCCGGCGTACGGCGGCGGCGAAGCCGTTGGTCGTGGTGCAGGGCGCGCGGCACGGCGGCGCGGCACCCCAGGGGCACGCCGTCCGGGCCACGAGGCTGCCGCACGCCACGGTGTCCGCGCTGCTGCGGCAGGCCGGCGTGATCCGGGTGGACACGATCACCGAACTGGTGGACGCCGGGCTGCTGCTCGCACGCCAGCCACTGCCGACCGGACCGCGGGTGGCGATCCTCGGGAACTCCGAGTCACTGGGACTGCTGACCTACGACGCCTGTCTCTCCGAGGGGCTGCGGCCGTTGCCGCCGCTGGATCTGACGACGGGGGCGTCGGCGGCCGACTTCCACGAGGCGTTGTCGCGCGCGTTGGCCGACGAGACGTGCGACGCGGTCGTCGTCACCGCCATCCCGGCGATCGGGGACGCCACGACCGCCGACGCGGAGCTGGCTCAGGCGCTGCGGTCGGCGGCCGAGCGGGTGCCGGGGAAGCCGGTGCTGGTGGTGCACGTGGAGCTCGGAGGGCTCGCGGAGGCACTGTCGGCCGCGGCGAGCACCGCCCCACAGGCGGTCACGAAGGCGCCCGGCCTCGCGGGCCGCGCCCACCCCTTCCGCCCCCTGGACTTCCCGGCCGACCCCCCGCCCGGACCATCGAAGACCCCGGAGAACGCCCCCCGCCTCATCCCCGCCTACCCCGCCGCCGAACGCGCGGTCCGCGCCCTCGCCGAAGCCGTCAAATACTCCCAGTGGCGACGCGACGCGGCCGACCCGGGCCGGGTGCCGGAGTACGAGGACATCGACGAGAAGGGTGCCGCCCGGCTGATCGGCGGGCTCCTCGCGCGCGGGCAGGGCCTCACGCTCGGCACCGACGAGACCGCCGACCTGCTCGGCAAGTACGGCGTCCATGTGCATCGCGCCCTGCACGCGACCACCCCCGACGACGCCGCGGACGCCGCCCACACCCTCGGCTACCCCGTCGCCCTCAAGGCCACCGCCCCCCACCTGCGGCACCGCGCCGACCTCGGCGGAGTGCGGCTCGATCTCGCGGACGAGGAGCAACTGCGGCGGGCGTACGCCGAGTTGACCGAGCTGTTCGGCAAGCCGGAGGAGCTGCGCCCGGTCGTGCAGAGCATGGCGCCACGCGGCGTCGACACCGTCGTACGGGCCGTGATCGACCCGGCGGCCGGTGCCGTGCTGTCCTTCGGGCTGGCCGGAGCCGCCTCGCAGTTGCTCGGGGACATGGCCCACCGGCTCATCCCGGTCACCGACCGCGAGGCGACCTCGATCATCCGCTCGATCCGAACGGCACCGCTCCTGTTCGGCTGGCGCGGCTCCACGCCCGTGGACACCCCTGCCCTGGAGGAGCTGCTGCTGCGGGTGTCGCGACTGGTCGACGACCACCCGGAGGTCGTCGCGGTCACCCTGGAGCCGGTCGTCGTCGCCACCCACGGTCTGAGCGTGCTCGGCGCCTCCGTACGCCTCGCCCCGCCGCCCGCCCGCGACGACCTCGGGCCGAGGACCCTGCCCACGTACTGAGACCACCCTGAGCGGTGCCTCGCAGTCAGTGCGCCACCGTAGGATGGGCGTCATGGCCAAGACCAGTACGACGACCCAGGGGCTGCGTGCGGCGATCGAGCGCAGCGGCTACTACCCGGCCCTCGTGGCCGAGGCGGTGGAGGCCGCTGTGGGCGGCGAGCCCATCCGGTCGTACCTGGTCCACCAGGAGACGACGTTCGACCAGAACGAGGTGCGCCGGCATGTGACCGTGCTCGTCCTCACCGGCAACCGCTTCATCGTCAGCCACACCGACGAGCAGGCCGCCGACACCACCTCCCCGACGCCGTACGCCACCACGTCGACCGAGTCGGTGAAGATCGGCCGGATCTCGTCGGTCGTCGTCAGCCGTGTCGTCGCCAACCCCGAGCAGTACAAGCCGGGCACGCCGCCCCGCGAGGTCGTGCTGACCATCGGGTGGGGCGCCGTCTCCCGCATCGACCTGGAGCCCGCCGCCTGCGGCGACCCCAACTGCGAGGCGGACCACGGCTACACGGGCAGCTCGACGGCGGACGACCTCAGCCTGCGGGTCAGCGAGGCCGGCGACGGCCCGGAGACGGTCCGCCAGGCCCTCGCCTTCGCACAGGCGCTCTCCGAGGCGACCGCGGACCCCGCTCACTGATGGCGCAGCTCACCACCTGGGACTCCCACCCGGAACCCCTCGCCGTCCACTCCGCGCCCGTCCCCGAGTACGGCAGCGGCTCCCTCGCCGACCTGCTGCCCACGCTGGCCGCGGGCATGGCCGTACCGGAGATGACCGCCGCGATCCCCGAGCTGACCGCCGCCGACCGCAACTGCGTGTTCCTGATCGACGGCCTCGGCTGGGAGCAGCTCAAGGCGCATCCCGAGGACGCGCCGTTCATGACCTCCCTCCTGAGCAGCTCGCGCGGCGGCACCGGACGCCCGATCACCGCCGGCTACCCGGCGACCACCGCGACCTCCCTCGCCTCCGTCGGCACCGGCCTGCCGCCGGGCGCGCACGGCCTGCCCGGATACACCGTGCGCAACCCCGAGACCGGCGAGCTGATGAACCAGCTGCGCTGGAACCCGTGGACGGCACCGCGCGTCTGGCAGCCGTACCCCACCGTCTTCCAGCTTGCGCAGCAGGCGGGTGTGCACGCGGCCCAGGTGTCGTCGCCCACCTTCCAGAACACCCCGCTCACCAAGGTCGCGCTCAGTGGCGGAACGTTCCTCGGGCGGCTGACCGGCGAGGACCGTATGGACCTCGCGGCCGGGCAACTGGCCGCGGCCGACCGCGCCTTGGTCTACACGTACTACGCCGAGCTCGACGGCGCCGGCCACCGCTACGGCGTCGACTCGGACACCTGGCGCGGCCAGCTCATGTACGTCGACCGGCTCGTCCAGCGCCTGGCCGAGCAGCTGCCGCCGCGCAGCGCGCTCTACGTCACCGCCGACCACGGCATGATCGACGTGCCCTTCGACGAAGAGCACCGCATCGACTTCGACGAGGACTGGGAGCTGCGCGCCGGCGTCGCCCTGCTGGGCGGTGAGGGCCGGGCGCGGCACGTCTACGCGGTGCCGGGCGCCGCGAACGACGTACTGACCTGCTGGCGCGAGGTGCTCGGCGAGCAGTTCTGGGTGGCCTCCCGGGACGAGGCGATCGCGGCGGGCTGGTTCGGGCCGCGGATCGACGAGCGGGTGTACGACCGTATCGGCGACGTGGTCGCGGCCGCGCGGGACGACGTCCTGATCATCGCGTCCGAGCGGGAGCCGAAGGAGTCGGCGATGGTCGGCAACCACGGTTCGATGACCCCCGCCGAGCAGTTGGTCCCCCTGCTCGAAGTACGCTCCTGAAGATTCCCGCCAGTCCTCCACGTTGCCGAAAGGTGCTCAACTCAACATGCCCGAGCTGGTGTTCTTCTCCGGAACGATGGACTGCGGGAAGTCGACGCTGGCTCTCCAGATCGAGCACAACCGTTCGGCGCGTGGTCTGCAGGGCATGATCTTCACCCGCGACGACCGTGCGGGCGAGGGCAAGCTGTCCTCCCGGCTCGGCCTGGTCACGGACGCGGTGGAGGTCGGCGACGGCCAGGACCTGTACGCGTACCTTGTCGACCATCTCTCCCAGGGCGGGCGCGCGGACTACGTCATCGCCGACGAGGCCCAGTTCCTCGTGCCGGAGCAGATAGACCAACTCGCCCGTGTGGTCGACGACCTGAGCATCGACGTCTACGCCTTCGGCATCACGACCGACTTCCGCTCCAAGCTGTTCCCGGGCTCGCAGCGCCTGGTGGAGCTGGCCGACCGGGTCGAGGTCCTCCAGGTCGAGGCCCTGTGCTGGTGCGGCGCCCGCGCCACCCACAACGCCCGCACGATAGGCGGCGAGATGGTCGTCGAAGGCGCCCAGGTGGTCGTCGGCGACGTCAACCAGGCGGACGCCGTCGGCTACGAGGTCCTGTGCCGCCGCCATCACCGACGCCGTATGACGGCGTCCAGCGCACGGGCGGCGGCGCTCTCCCCGGACGTCCTGCCGGTGCAGCCGGTCTGAGCCTCGGCCGACAACCGGCATCTCTCCGGGGCTCCGTCAGCGCGGGTTCTGGATCAGGGAGAACCGCGCCCCCTCCGGGTCCGCCACCGTCGCCACGCGGCCGTGGACGCTGTCGTGGGCCGGTCCGAGGACATGGCCACCGAGGTCGACGACCCGGTCCACGGCCCCGTCCGTGTCGGCGACTTCGAAGTACGTCATCCAGTGCGGCCCCCGGTCGCGGGGGAGGGCCGTGCCGACGCCGTGGATGCCGGCGACGGGGCGGCCGTCGATGTGCAGGGTGACGTAGTCGAAGTCGGCGGAGACCACCGGCTCCTCCTCGTAGGCGAACACGCTCTCGTAGAACTTGGCGACGTTCACCGACTCGAAGGTCAGCAGCTCGTTCCAGGCCGGGGTGCCGGGCACGCCCGTGATGGCCGTGCCGCCGTGCGCCGCACTCTGCCAGATGCCGAAGACGGCGCCGGAGGGGTCGGAGCAGATCGCCAACCGGCCGGCTTCGGCGGCGTCCAGCGGGCCCACGCCGACCGTGCCGCCGCACAGCCGTACCGTGTCGGCGGTCAGGTCCGCGTCGTTCGACGCGAGGTAGGGCGTCCAGGCGATGGGGAGGTGGCGGTCGGGCGGCAGCTGGCCGATGCCGGCCACCTCACGGCCGTCGAGCAGGGCCCGCACATAGGGGCCGAGCTGCTGGGGGCCGGGCTGGAACTCCCAGCCGAACAGCGCCCCGTAGAACTCCTGGGTCGCGGCCAGCCCGTGCACCATCAGACTCACCCAGCAGGGCGTGCCGGGCGTGTGCCGAGCGTGCGTCTCGCCGTTCGGGCCGGCCGACCCCCGTGCCTCGGTCATCGTCACTCTCTCCTCGGCCCCTCGCGGTGGCCGCGTCGCTTCCGCTGTCCGGACCCCCGTGCCGATGCTCGCACCACCCGTGGCCGCGCGCGCTGCGGGCACGCCGCCGCACGACGGCGGGTGCCCGGAGGATGCCCGGTGTGCGATTTACGGCCGGTCTCCGTGCGATTGCCGGTGGATGTCCGTCAGCTGTACAGCATGTGTCTGATCCCGTACGCCTCGTGATCGGACCTGTCCGGCGGGCAGAGTAGCCGGACGTCGACGATGCGGCCACCCCGTGCGCAAGGATGGTGACCATGAACGCCATCATCTCCGCATCCGAACTCGCGAGCGAACTGACGGGCGAGAACCCGCCGGTGCTCCTCGACGTCCGCTGGCAGCTGAGCCTGGCCAAGTCGGCCGGTGAGCCGCCGTTCGACGGCCGGGCCGCGTACGAGGCCGGACATGTCCCCGGCGCGGTCTACGTCGATCTTGACCGGGAACTGGCCTCCGCGCCCGGTGCGCACGGGCGCCACCCGTTGCCGGACTTGGCCGAATTCGGTGCGGCGATGCGCCGGTCGGGCGTGTCGTCCGGGACGCCGGTGGTCGTGTACGACGGCGGGCAGGGCTGGGCCGCGGCCCGGGCGTGGTGGCTACTGCGCTGGACGGGTCACCCCGACGTGCGGGTCCTCGACGGCGGGTTGCCCACCTGGGAGGGACCGCTGGAGACGTCCGTACCGACGCCGGCGGAGGGAGACTTCGAGCCCGAGCCGGGGGCGGGGCTGCTCGACGCCGACGGCGCCGCGGCGCTCGCCCGCTCCGGTGTACTGCTCGACGCGCGGGCGGGGGAGCGGTACCGCGGAGAGGTCGAGCCGATCGACCCGGTCGGCGGCCACATTCCGGGCGCCGTCTCCGCGCCCACGACCGAGAACGTCGGCGCCGACGGCCGCTTCCTGCCCGCCG containing:
- a CDS encoding GntR family transcriptional regulator, with protein sequence MRIPAHSVCTAIRDDIVAGVYERGGRLTEELLARRYGVSRVPVREALRTLEAEGFVVTRRHAGACVAEPTEREAADLLEMRMLLEPLGASRAAQRRTEAHLKVLRGLVRLGQERARRGNSEDLRSLGGWFHETLAQASGSPALASMLTQLRHKIAWMYTVEAPVSPVESWTEHGAIVDAVARGDGERARAITALHSERAISAHRLRFGSGGDRAERVRNSQHPVNMPSLRH
- a CDS encoding M23 family metallopeptidase; protein product: MAFTCATGKKRPTGKHRRPSRIQSTTARAAGVAALTATGVIGTLAAPALAAEPAVEQTGLIPVITVDDTLADQIDAQAAAQKQAAQEAEARKKAAEEAARKKAAEKAKQEREAKERAAREAERKRLLSYVAPISGSYVSTGYKAGGAVWSSGSHTGIDFHAASGTSVHAVGSGTVVEAGWGGSYGNNIVIKMNDGTYTQYGHLSSIGVSVGQTVTPGQQIGLSGATGNVTGPHLHFEARTTAEYGSDIDPVAYLRSHGVNV
- a CDS encoding DUF5998 family protein, translating into MAKTSTTTQGLRAAIERSGYYPALVAEAVEAAVGGEPIRSYLVHQETTFDQNEVRRHVTVLVLTGNRFIVSHTDEQAADTTSPTPYATTSTESVKIGRISSVVVSRVVANPEQYKPGTPPREVVLTIGWGAVSRIDLEPAACGDPNCEADHGYTGSSTADDLSLRVSEAGDGPETVRQALAFAQALSEATADPAH
- a CDS encoding HPr family phosphocarrier protein — encoded protein: MAERRVNVGWAEGLHARPASIFVRAATAAGIPVTIAKADGNPVNAASMLAVLGLGAQGGEEIVLASDAEGADAALDRLAKLVSEGLEELPETV
- a CDS encoding sulfurtransferase; this translates as MNAIISASELASELTGENPPVLLDVRWQLSLAKSAGEPPFDGRAAYEAGHVPGAVYVDLDRELASAPGAHGRHPLPDLAEFGAAMRRSGVSSGTPVVVYDGGQGWAAARAWWLLRWTGHPDVRVLDGGLPTWEGPLETSVPTPAEGDFEPEPGAGLLDADGAAALARSGVLLDARAGERYRGEVEPIDPVGGHIPGAVSAPTTENVGADGRFLPAEELAARFKALGASEGTEIGVYCGSGVSAAHQVLALAVARIPASLYVGSWSEWSSDPSRPVAVGPDPQ
- a CDS encoding alkaline phosphatase family protein, translating into MAQLTTWDSHPEPLAVHSAPVPEYGSGSLADLLPTLAAGMAVPEMTAAIPELTAADRNCVFLIDGLGWEQLKAHPEDAPFMTSLLSSSRGGTGRPITAGYPATTATSLASVGTGLPPGAHGLPGYTVRNPETGELMNQLRWNPWTAPRVWQPYPTVFQLAQQAGVHAAQVSSPTFQNTPLTKVALSGGTFLGRLTGEDRMDLAAGQLAAADRALVYTYYAELDGAGHRYGVDSDTWRGQLMYVDRLVQRLAEQLPPRSALYVTADHGMIDVPFDEEHRIDFDEDWELRAGVALLGGEGRARHVYAVPGAANDVLTCWREVLGEQFWVASRDEAIAAGWFGPRIDERVYDRIGDVVAAARDDVLIIASEREPKESAMVGNHGSMTPAEQLVPLLEVRS
- a CDS encoding VOC family protein translates to MTEARGSAGPNGETHARHTPGTPCWVSLMVHGLAATQEFYGALFGWEFQPGPQQLGPYVRALLDGREVAGIGQLPPDRHLPIAWTPYLASNDADLTADTVRLCGGTVGVGPLDAAEAGRLAICSDPSGAVFGIWQSAAHGGTAITGVPGTPAWNELLTFESVNVAKFYESVFAYEEEPVVSADFDYVTLHIDGRPVAGIHGVGTALPRDRGPHWMTYFEVADTDGAVDRVVDLGGHVLGPAHDSVHGRVATVADPEGARFSLIQNPR
- a CDS encoding thymidine kinase gives rise to the protein MPELVFFSGTMDCGKSTLALQIEHNRSARGLQGMIFTRDDRAGEGKLSSRLGLVTDAVEVGDGQDLYAYLVDHLSQGGRADYVIADEAQFLVPEQIDQLARVVDDLSIDVYAFGITTDFRSKLFPGSQRLVELADRVEVLQVEALCWCGARATHNARTIGGEMVVEGAQVVVGDVNQADAVGYEVLCRRHHRRRMTASSARAAALSPDVLPVQPV
- a CDS encoding GNAT family N-acetyltransferase, encoding MQSASDRHEYPAHWEADVVLRDGGTARIRPITVDDAERLVSFYEQVSDESKYYRFFAPYPRLSAKDVHRFTHHDFVDRVGLAATVGGEFIATVRYDRIGADGMPASAPADEAEVAFLVQDAHQGRGVASALLEHIGAVARERDIRRFAAEVLPANSKMIKVFTDAGYTQKRSFEDGVVRLEFDLEPTDRSLAVQYAREQRAEARSVRRLLVPGSVAVIGVGRTPGGVGRSVFGNIRDAGFTGRLYAVNRAFPEDLKELDGVPAHRSMRDIEEQVDLAVVAVPAEYVPEVVTDCGEHGVQGLVVLSAGYAESGPDGRERQRELVRHARAYGMRIIGPNAFGIINTSADVRLNASLAPEMPRPGRIGLFAQSGAIGIALLSRLHRRGGGVTGVTGVSTLVSSGNRADVSGNDVLQYWYDDPDTDVALMYLESIGNPRKFTRLARRTAAAKPLVVVQGARHGGAAPQGHAVRATRLPHATVSALLRQAGVIRVDTITELVDAGLLLARQPLPTGPRVAILGNSESLGLLTYDACLSEGLRPLPPLDLTTGASAADFHEALSRALADETCDAVVVTAIPAIGDATTADAELAQALRSAAERVPGKPVLVVHVELGGLAEALSAAASTAPQAVTKAPGLAGRAHPFRPLDFPADPPPGPSKTPENAPRLIPAYPAAERAVRALAEAVKYSQWRRDAADPGRVPEYEDIDEKGAARLIGGLLARGQGLTLGTDETADLLGKYGVHVHRALHATTPDDAADAAHTLGYPVALKATAPHLRHRADLGGVRLDLADEEQLRRAYAELTELFGKPEELRPVVQSMAPRGVDTVVRAVIDPAAGAVLSFGLAGAASQLLGDMAHRLIPVTDREATSIIRSIRTAPLLFGWRGSTPVDTPALEELLLRVSRLVDDHPEVVAVTLEPVVVATHGLSVLGASVRLAPPPARDDLGPRTLPTY